From Hydractinia symbiolongicarpus strain clone_291-10 chromosome 12, HSymV2.1, whole genome shotgun sequence, one genomic window encodes:
- the LOC130621226 gene encoding rho GTPase-activating protein gacF-like: MCSREVKCFFLRDMSNFKNDILKAHNNYRKNHAAPALKWSSKLEANAQKWAKELAKKGYLQHASQSEEGENIACLKGAELTGGKATEMWYEEIKDYDFNNPGFKSSTGHFTQVVWASSLELGVGKATASNGMQFVVARYYPAGNMLRRFPENVKRSGSKPTTNGANTNGNNNNSNNNNNNNRTTTAKPTAKPTQPSKPPSERQTPNNFKNDFLRTHNKYRKRHGTAPLIYSSRLAKMASQAAEDAAKTNTLRSIDAKDVGQNMAAMTGGELSGERVSTMWYEEETKYNYNSPGFSSSTGSFSQLVWKGSQEVGVGRAFGAQGQTFVIAVYKPPGNIRGQYAENVSRSSGPLPDVSKKETGSCCIIDWKFICQLKQNVVNLTSEGADQTLCVVSHTKFRSSMLLKSLYFTHSTVAFLVPIYFENQIHVFACSTRLVRQSLDAICTTLYGMQFIVARYYPAGNMLRRSPENVKRSGSKPTTNGANTNSNNNNSNNNNNNNRPTTAKSTAKPTQPSKPPSERQTPNNFKNDFLRTHNKYRKRHGTAPLIYSSRLAKMASQAAEDAAKTNTLRSIDANDVGQYMAAMTGGELSGERVSTMWYEEETKYNYNSPGFSSSTGSFSQLVWKGSQEVGVGRAFGAQGQTFVIAVYKPPGNIRGQYAENVSRSSGPLPDVSKEETGSCCVIL; encoded by the exons aTGTGTAGCAGAGAGGTCAAATGTTTCTTTCTAAGAG ACATGAGTAATTTTAAGAACGATATTCTCAAAGCACACAACAACTATAGAAAGAATCATGCAGCACCAGCATTAAAATGGTCTTCTAAACTCGAAGCAAATGCTCAGAAATGGGCTAAAGAACTGGCCAAGAAGGGATACCTTCAACATGCAAGTCAATCTGAAGAAGGAGAGAATATAGCTTGCTTAAAAg GTGCTGAATTAACTGGTGGAAAAGCTACTGAAATGTGGTATGAAGAGATCAAAGATTATGATTTTAATAATCCCGGTTTTAAGTCAAGTACTGGACATTTTACACAG gtTGTTTGGGCAAGCTCGCTAGAATTAGGTGTTGGCAAAGCGACTGCTTCAAATGGTATGCAATTTGTCGTAGCAAGATATTACCCAGCTGGAAACATGCTGAGGCGATTCCCGGAGAATGTTAAAAGATCTGGTTCTAAACCCACTACGAATGGAGCTAACACCAATGGCAATaacaataatagtaataataataataacaataatagaaCAACGACAGCAAAACCGACAGCAAAACCGACTCAGCCAAGTAAGCCACCAAGCGAAAGACAAA CgccaaataatttcaaaaacgacTTTCTTCGAACACATAATAAATATCGCAAACGTCATGGTACGGCCCCGTTGATATACAGTAGTCGGCTAGCTAAAATGGCATCCCAAGCGGCAGAAGACGCCGCCAAAACAAATACATTACGATCTATAGATGCAAAAGACGTAGGACAAAATATGGCAGCGATGACCGGTGGCGAGTTAAGTGGAGAGCGAGTGTCAACTATGTGGTATGAAGAAGagacaaaatataattataacTCGCCAGGATTCAGTTCTAGTACAG GGAGTTTCTCACAGTTGGTGTGGAAAGGTTCACAAGAAGTAGGAGTTGGGCGGGCGTTTGGTGCTCAAGGACAGACATTTGTTATCGCTGTATATAAACCTCCCGGCAATATAAGAGGACAGTATGCAGAAAACGTGTCACGCTCCAGTGGACCATTACCAGATGTATCAAAAAAGGAGACTGGGTCTTGCTGT ATCATTGACTGGAAATTTATTTGTC AATTAAAACAGAATGTCGTTAATCTAACATCTGAGGGTGCCGATCAAACGCTGTGTGTTGTAAGTCACACAAAATTTCGGAGCTCTATGTTGCTTAAATCTCTTTATTTTACACACTCGACTGTTGCTTTCCTTGTTCCTATCTACTTTGAAAATCAAATTCACGTGTTTGCCTGCTCCACTAGGCTAGTGAGGCAATCTCTAGACGCTATTTGTACAACATTGTATGGTATGCAATTTATCGTAGCAAGATATTACCCAGCTGGAAACATGCTGAGGCGATCCCCTGAGAATGTTAAAAGATCGGGTTCTAAACCCACTACGAATGGAGCTAACACCAATAGCAATaacaataatagtaataataataataacaataatagacCAACGACAGCAAAATCGACAGCAAAACCGACTCAGCCAAGTAAGCCACCAAGCGAAAGACAAA CgccaaataatttcaaaaacgacTTTCTTCGAACACACAATAAATATCGCAAACGTCATGGTACGGCCCCGTTGATATACAGTAGTCGGCTAGCTAAAATGGCATCCCAAGCTGCAGAAGACGCCGCCAAAACAAATACATTACGATCTATAGATGCAAATGACGTAGGACAATATATGGCAGCGATGACCGGTGGAGAGTTAAGTGGAGAGCGAGTGTCAACTATGTGGTATGAAGAAGagacaaaatataattataacTCGCCAGGATTTAGCTCTAGTACAG GGAGCTTCTCACAGTTGGTGTGGAAAGGTTCACAAGAAGTAGGAGTTGGGCGGGCGTTTGGTGCTCAAGGACAGACATTTGTTATCGCTGTATATAAACCACCCGGTAATATAAGAGGACAGTATGCAGAAAACGTGTCACGCTCCAGTGGACCATTACCAGATGTATCAAAAGAGGAGACTGGGTCTTGCTGCGTCATATTATAA